The region GTCCACAGAAACACTAGAGGGCTTTTAATCTGAAACGgatgcagaaaaatgtttatatttttctcatgtCTGTGACATACTTAAATACAGACATCGAAACTATAGTCAAAGGTGTATGTTTTGCTGGTATGATGTCAATGTGACTATGAACAGATCATTTTCACTGCCTATTTTTGCTGAAAGCCATGCGTGTGTCGCGGAAAAAATAGGTGAGAGCAGTACTCTCTAGATGAAGCATTGCTGCAGCCGCGCGTGAGATGCGCTGCTCACAGGGGCTGTGTGGTTGCTCTAATCTGCTAACATGGGCTCcgaaatgaaaagcaagaggtTCCACGACGCAGGCAGTGTGGCCCGGCTGTTAGAAAGAGGATTCAAAGCACATACACATGAGGATGAAGATAATGTAAATCATATGCTGTGGTCTTCACAGCCACTACATCTCAACCAAACTGAACACTGGAACTGGAGGTTTTGGAGCGGCAGGTTATACAGCGTTCTCCACCATCTAGctccagtttgtgcctctcatctATTAACATTACATTCAAGTCACTGAGCCAGGCATCCTTCTTTCCATCAATCCATTATCTACACTCGCTTATCCTTTTGCAGGGTCGCATGGGGAAGGAACCTATACCAGTTACTGCGTGCAGTGGGCAGAATAATGCATCCAGATGGTTAGGAGTCTGAGGAAATACTATAACTATACAATTtagcatactgtacatacactgtACAACCATATACTAGCTTTCGACCTAGTCTGTCTTCTGAACCCCCATTTCCATCCACCACTATCatcaaaaacaccaaatgagggaatatctttagGGAGAAttgtgttcatccctccagtagaggtCCACACACTTGGAGAATCTATGACAAGGAGCACTAAAGCTGGTATGGTAAATCATGGTGAAGTAACACCTTCCTCATAcactttacattgttttttttcctttcatttgtcacccatctctatatactgtatatatgttgtTCCTGATACTCCTGAGGCTGGCTCAGTGATTGGAGGAGTTGAGCTGGACTCTGGAGGTGGTGACTGATGATGCTGTCAGATCCACGACATTATTGAGAGAGGAGCGTCTTCAGCCAAAGACTTAAAAGAGATCATTGCTGCAGGTGGCCATCAAACTGTTCAACTCATCAGCACATCAGTggactgggaggctgctgaggtcTTACTGGACTCTAACTGGACTTACAATTATATTCTCTGTAACTTCTGGCACAGtgcaatacatttctttaacatATAATTATTAGACATTGTTTTTGCCCTATTCTTTGTACCGTGTGGTTCGTTCctgtactgctgctgtgacatgcGAAGTCCCCCCCCCCGAAAGTacagatttatatttatttatctatctatagcGTCGCCCTCCTTAATTATAACGCTAATTACAAAATTACTGTAACGTTAAATCAAATTAGGCAACTTGTCTTCAGGGGAATGCCACTGCCATTGTCCTTAACTGACAACAACGAGACATATTAAAGATGAACTAAATACTTATATATTATCCTGTGTAACTGAGGTTGGGGACAGTGTAGCcatatgacattttaaaataacatgctAACAGTAGGTTATTATCAGATGGCCTTGCAAACAAGTTAACTAGCAACACATTCGTCCTTCGCCGTTAACTATAACTTTTAACATCACATAGCCATATCAACATAATCAAATACTTTAAATCTGACAATACTTTGTTCCAACGTCAAACATTGTTCTGTCGAGGACATAACCAAAATGTATCACGTCACGTGAAGCATGTCCAAGCTACCAGACAACAGCACGAGCAAGGCAAACAACAGTGCGTTTAGCCGCTAACTTACTATGGGAGCTAGGTTAGCTAATGTAGCTTAACGTTACCTATGCAATCTCCTGGCTACAGTAACGTTAGCGTGTTATTGCAACATCAAGACCGAAACTTACGAGATTGAGCGGGCTGTCCGCGACCTCCATGGAGTCGATTTTTCGATGGCTTACACTACATGAAAGGTGTCTCTGTCCCTCACGGACTGTCATTCGCACTGcgataaaaaaaatcttgaaaaaaaagattgtaagAAGAAATTACTGTCAGGGAGGCACAGTCGCCTCCACAGCCAAAGCTGCGTCAACACGTCATGACGTCACATCCGTTGCACGCTTCGTTTTGGTCAGATGTTTTGCTGCGTAAAGTTACCGGGAATAGAAAAGGCTTGCCCTAAAATTAAAGGCCTTAAAATAATAGCGTTGAAATTGTCACAACTTTGCCACAATACATCTATATTTCTTTCAGATTTATTCACACGTTGAGTCTGACAGTCTTGCTGGCCCCATAACCTGACCAGAGCATTAGCCAAGAGTTATGTGGCTTGGTATTTAAGTAACGTTAATGGTTTTATTGCAATAATTTGAACGGAAATGCTATATGTTATTCTGTCTCACTTGCCACGCTATTGTGTTTTCGTTTACGACTCGAGACTGAGGAAGTGGATTCCACATTGAATGTGGTCAGTGGGTTTCAAATTACATACAAATCACCGGATTTAACTTTACAGCAAATGTAACAAATATCCCAATAACGGTTTGCCTGTTTCGGAGCAGACTGTGCAGCTAACGTTAGATTACTTCAGTCAGTGTCCTGTTAAAACATTTAGGCACGGATAGAGCTAACGTCACTGAACCAGGATACTGAACGTAGCACACGCCGGCAGCGAAACCACTCATGTTGATGAAAAAGAGAGGCCATTCGTGTTTGATAGCGTCCGGTATGGCCGCAGTAGTTGTGCTCATGGTGGTGCTGTACGGCACCATTGGCAGCCAGCAGCcaggcagctccagcctcagacATGACTACCAGCTGCTGGGCAGACCCCTGTACAAACTGGACCTGAGCTGGCCCAAGAACCCAGAGCTCTTCACCGGGGAGGTATTTGGAGTGGCTGTCAACCAGTATGCTGGTGTGGTGTATGTGGCACAGAGAGGTAAATGCATGCATTCCCTCTATCTCAGTTCATCACGTTAGAGCAAGTCTACATTTAATTTCGTTTGTGTAGGCTACTAGAAATGTAGCTTCTGGTTATATTAGTAAAAGCATGCATGATTGGTATATAAAacctttacttttattttaatagaTAGATACAATAAATTGGAAATGTTCATCGACAACAGTGAATATCATTCCAGATGTGCAAACACAGACTTCTACTTGTACATGTGTTCTAATTTGACAATGTGACTTGTGAATGTTTACCTGTACTTGAAAATGCGTACTGCGCTTTGTGAATTCATTCACCcagatttgaaaatgttacagaTAGCTCATGTTTCATATAAATTTTCACCTCACTAAAAAGTACCAAATTTGCATACAGCTGTTTGTGAATATCATCCATTAATATCATCAATTTATCCTCCTCCAGCATGCCTTGGAGTCAGTGAATGCACACTTGTTCTAATACCACTTAGGAGGCGTATTCAGATGTACTGTAAGTGTATCCCACAATTCCCCACGGTCTACACTCATACCAGTCCAGTGTTTGATGGTAATGAGTCTATAAGCTAGTTTTACTACCGTGGTTAGAACTTAGTATCATAAATCTCTCCTTCTTGATGAGACTGACGAGAATAGTAATGTATATCTGGCattatcaatatatatatattgtgttatGCCATATCTAGcattatcaataaatatatatcatGTACTCAGtgattttggaaatacactcCTTAAAAATGTTATAGAAGAGAAACGCTTACGTACAGTATGCCTATGTGCTTCTGGATAACTCAATTTAATTGCTTTATTAATTGTATTGCCGGTACTCCTTCAGTCCCtaaatgtgcatttgtttctCACTGTCATCTGAATGTAACTGTAATGCTGTATGATTCAGAAATGTATTTGGGTGTATATATAGGCATGGATTTGCGTGATTGACAGGATGGTCTCATTAACTAGGTGCATCCCAGTGTGCTCTGATAAACGCCCTCATGCTGGCAGTCTTTATGGCCACTCGGGCACTGGTGGCAGTTACTGCAAACATGTCACACAAGTAGGCACTTAACAACTCACAAATACTGCAAGTGTTGGTATTGGGACAGACCCTTGTTCTGTCATTTTAGCTTTTTAGCTCACTGGGAAGACTGCTCCAAAGAAACCTTTGACCACTGACCAGAAAGGGTTGCAGAGAATGTAGTCTAGAATCCCTTTATTATCAATTTAATGACATGTAATACTGCAGAATTAATGGCTCATTAGAAAGTTAGAACCATTATCCTTTACAAAGACaaggctggcattattctatatttttcaattGTCAACCAATTCCAGTAAAAGACCAAAACGATAGAAAGTACTGAGATGATGGAGTAACTAACTTccctgaagatgtaaatctttcaaaacagctcacaaatatattgtttcctgtttaaaaagccTCAGCAGTTTCCTCagacagctgctcgctgtagtttttatcagaccaacaggaggaaacagagcatctgttggggactactttcagcggcggatgaatccacatgtggtgctgtagtgagtgtttggggcagcaggacggtgtgtgtgggactgagtcagaataaactacagtgtgtgtgtgtttatggggatgaaggaacatgtcacccagtgcaacagagcggctcacacaattcaatttatttcactttatttatttatatagcgccaattcataacagaagttatctcattgcacttttcctatagagcaggtctggaccgaactctttataatattaattacagagacccaacaaatcacaccatgagcaagcacttggcaacagtggcaaggaaaaacttcctttttaacagacagaaaccttggacagaaccagactcagtggtgggctgtgttaggttttgagagatcTGTCTGAGCTTTAAAGTTGACTGAAAGAAAGTCACCCTGAATTTGAAGCAGAGATGTGCCCACTATAAACCATTAAATGGTTGTCAAACAATTGCCTCTTGTTATGTTTACAACCCCTACTttgcatttctattttatttgttcCCCTATTCTTTTATTATTCCTCATGGCAACAACCTCAGGGATCTAGAAAAACTGACCATACAagtgaaaatcaaatcaatataAAATGTGCTGCCTCATGTTAACATTTCACATAGGGTTTGCCTTTGCTTTGCTCCTAGGTGACAGTGTGCCCAAGGTGCTGGTGTTCACCACACATGGAGATTTCCTCATGTCCTGGAACACAACCACCCTGGAAATGCCTCATGGGATATTTTTAGCAGACACTGACTCATCAAGCCCCACTGTGTGGATCACAGATGTGGGGAATGGTCCATATGGTCACTGCATCAAACAGTACTCACCATCTGGGAAGCTCCTGCAGGTGACTGCTTCATCTACGATTTGATTTGGCACTAGAAATTGTTGGTTCAGGTTCCACTAGCTTGGTTTCCATTTAAGTATTTAGTGTGATATATAAGTTGCTTGGTGTTGAAtctgttttttgtatttgtcaGGTGCTTGGTACACCAGGGAAGGCAGGCTCTGGGTTGAACCCTCTGCAGTTCGACCAGCCGGCTGAGATCTTCGTCCACGACTCTGGAGAGATGTACATCGTGGACGGTGATGGTGGGATGAACAATCGCCTCATCAAGCTGTCCAAAGAGCAGGAGGTGTTGTGGATGCACGGAGAGAAAGGACAAGGCCTGGCTCAGTTCTACATCCCCCACAGCGTGACCGTGGACTACGCCCAGAGAGTGTGGGTGGCCGACAGGGGGAATAAGAGGATCCAGGTCTTTAACTCCATCACCGGGGACTGGCTGGGGACGTGGGGGAGCTGCTTCACTGAGGACGCGCCCTACTCTGTCCGCCTGACCCCAGACAAGAAGTACTTTGTCGTTGTCCAGCTCAACACCAACCAGATTTCGCTGCTGGATGCCCCACCGGTGGGTTTGATTGGCCAGTGCAGAGTGGTCAGTGTGATCCAGCTGGCTGATGAAGTGAAGCCCCACCTGGTAGACCTGGACCTGAAGACAGGGGCCCTGTACGTGGCTGAGATTGGAGCTCAGCAGGCCCAGAAGTTCACCCCCTTCAGTCTGGGTGGGAGTTTCCTGTAGAGCCACACTGGGCTTTCACTGAAGAACTGAAATGGCATGATTGATCAGAAACTAACTGTGCCACTGCTAATCATTCAAAACGGGCCGACGTGTTGTGTAATTTGCAGTCATGTGACCCAgaaaaaatcacataaaaattctTTGTCAGTATGGTGAACCCTACTAATAAAACAAGATATCTGAGGTTAAGATGTCTAAGGTATCCCCTGACATTCCTGTCTCatagaaattacttttttatacCACTAGTTCGcaacaacaaatatgttttgaaagaaacGCAGTCCCATCTGGAAAACCTTTTTGTTTAATCAACAAGATAAGGAAAGGTTTTTAATGAGAGTATccacaaaattacaaaaagttCACACTGAACACAGTTTCAAAATGCCCACAACAAGtgacaacattttttctttggttttcttATAATATCTGCTCGTTGCAAAGAAAGCACGATTATTGTTTCTGTGGTTCTGTTTAGGCAACACCCAGCACTTTGCTGAAGCTTAGGGAAAGCTAGTGGTCCTGTTTAAATACTAAAAAAGTCAACGGTGACTTGAAGCATGAGTGACGAGAACAGTCACTTCATACAGAGGCTGTGCCCGGCACTCCTGTTCACTAATTCATCCACGGTATTTGGCAAGACCATTTAGTTGGATATAAATGTCATGTCTTTGAGACAGGGCTTCCTCTGACGAAGCATGTgctgttttaaaaagttaataataTTCAGCATTCAATACTACATTGGAATTCAGCATAAAATACATCAGTGGCATAGGAAAATAATTGATATCACTGGACAGGACgtctgtatgtatttattgtaaaacaaatgtagaaatgGGCATGGGTCATTTCAGTAATTAGTGTTAGGACAATCTTAGTGTAAAGTGTGAAACAAAACCACTTCTGCATTTAACACATTAACGAGCAGTTACAGAAAACCAGGGTTCTTCACAATACATTAGGGTTGGCTATTTGTTACAGATCCACTGTAATCAATAATTGCTATTTAAAggtttttcattattatttggTGTTTGCGAAGTTATGGgccattgtgtttttcttgacTTTGTGCTTGAGAAGTCAAGAGCAGAGGTGTTTCCTTTCTTTACTGCAGACACTTTCAACTCTTGTAGTTTTTGCTGGGTCAGCCTTTTGCCAGTTTAtggctgtttgttgtttttttaaagattatttttggggctttttgcctttattagatagggacagctgaagagagaccgGAAATCTGGGGGGGGGTCTGTTTTTAAAgacatgtgtacatgtgtaaaaGGGTAGAACTGAATTGATTTGCACACAGTTTAATCTCAGTTGCTATGAATATCGTTGGATCTGAAAGCACTTCATAATGCAGTGAATAAATACAGCgatgatgaaaaatgattttGCCATTGTAGGTGTATAGTTTAGTCTCTCAGTAATTGCAGAATCAGCTGTATTTTGATGTTCTCATTATGTTGAGAAATGTATTGTGACTGTGTTGCCACTGTCAGTCACTGTGCAGGTTCTGTGGGAGAATGACTGATTTGTGATTTACCTGGAGATTCAGTGAGGTAGGAAGTGATACTTGTGGCCCCTTGCTGCTGTTAGTTCAACAGTTCTTCAGCagagtgacagaaaacaagGAATCCCCACTGTATAGAATAGTAGGAGTGTTGCACTTATTTTCTTTGCAATGCAGTGCAAAACTCTGTCTAGTAACTGAGCTATATGTGAATCATGAGACttttgttttcagagaaaatagGCTTGGAGACTAAACTGCAGAAAGCCTGCATTGCTGACGGGCTGTGGATTTGAAAATGATGTGGGCATTTGCCGGGCAGGGACAGTCTGACGTTATGGGTAATGTAGAATTCAGCCTTTTTGGATTTTGACCCATACTAGGCCTCTGCTGCCTCAATTATGTCCATTctgttttaaatctgtctcttgtgagtcccctaactttatggaagtgcaatactaaatcactggagtagtCCTCTAACGGTTACATGATTCGTGTGTTAAAACCCATTTGTTGAGGCTTCTTTTCTGGGAAACATTTTGTGGTTGAGTGCTATATTTTAAATCAGTATATCCAGGCATTGGTTTGTCTCCACTAAACTGTACTTGAAACATTTTGTAGTttagaagtttttttttcataatgtaATGGTGCTTTTACCGCCACTTCCTTATGATTCCAATACTCGGTCTGGAAAGATTAGTTTACTTTATTTCCATCAGAATTATCTTAACAGCGCAGACTGTTTTCTCACGATGAATGAATTATCTAATTGTCTTAAGATAACAAATAATGTGTCTGtggtgtcatttatttttaagacgGTTATCCTGACATAACTGTCTCATGttaattacttaattttaaTATGAAcgtcattttgttttaagtctGAAGATAAATAACTGAATGTTGAATCTGAAAGTTGTGATCTCCAGATAGCAGCCTTCTATCTACAACTATAGTCTCAAATGTGCCcatgatgcatttttatgtcCTCGTATAGTTTTAGAAACAGTGTTCTATATCACACCGAAGGTGAAATCCTGTATATAAAACAGGCAAAGTGGCCAATGAGTTTAAACTGAATGAAGTATAACTGTCCTGATTGGTTTATTTGGtgtcattttcaccatttttcatGAGTACAATGAAATGCGGATGTGTGCATTTCTTTGCATAATATTGATGCATAAATATGatacttaaaattaaaataattgaatcatagcagtgtgtgtcatttttactATGAAGATCTGCTGTCAGCATCCAGTACTATAATGGATGATGATAAAGGCCTGATGTGTGACAGTAACAGTAAGAGCAGAAAAAGAGTATTTTGGACCCAGTTCTTGATTATTGAACCAGCTCCGCTTCCATTTTCTTATTGCTTCAGAGTACCTCTCTTAGTGTCATTTACAGGAACAGGGCTACAGCAATACATCCGCTGAGTGATTCACCGTAACAAGTGTTGGATGCACACTGCTGACATGATGGAGGAGAGCGTATGATTTTAGCTGTTACTGCCCTAAATGTCCACCATGTAGACAGACCTAGTGATCTGGCCAGGCATGCAGATATCCTCTGGAGTGATGAAAAGAATGCTTAACAAGAATTGTTCCTCCAAATATACTGATGCACTTTACTGATAAGCACTTGCACAGTGGTTTGGATGAACTGGATATAATTAACAAGATAGATTAGGTCTATATCGTTCCACTAGATGGAGCTCAGTTCAttcagttttacttcctgctctTATCTACTTCCATGAAGAGATGAATCATGATATATCACGATTTTCTTGATACATTTTCTCGATTGAATGTTGATTGTAAGTAGcagtttgttttaaatgcaaGCCTTCTCTGCTGACTGTAACTACACAGATGGAACATGTCCAATGTGATTTACTCATAAACTATACTCATGTACATAAGCACATAAACATGGACATGGAGCATGCGCTGGCTTTCAAGTGATTTCTGAAGTCTACCAGCACAAATCAGTCCAAATGTTCTTAGTAATGTATTTTGTTACTAAGTATTAAGGTGTCAGCTAGTTTATAGTTTTTACATATACACAAAGTGGATCCACAATGACTTGAATTACTTATACTGTCctaaaaagtatgttttttttgtttagtacctaacaaacaaaacaactggtTTAGAAATTAGTTTTCACATCAATGCATCAACTGTGGAATGTGTGGAATTGCTTGCATTTGGATTTTTCACAGCAAGAAGGGGGAATTTATCCATAATTTCCACAACCAATCAGATTGGAAGAAAGCTACACACACGGCGTCCTCTCTAACTGCAGCACTGCAGCtatgtctattttcatgtgaagcatgtaatttctttattgtaaagcacctgagctgcatttcttgtatgaaaggtgctatacaaataaagttattattattattattattcttttcgtagaaaaaggtttcagtcgtagtcatctggacactgttttgattctgaaaacagtgtccagatgactacgactgaaaccttttctacgatagaacactcctggacgaatgaggactacaccgtcttattattattcttattaacATATATCCAATGCACACTTTTAATCGTGGTGGTGTacttatttcatttcatataagAAACACCTTTGGGAATCTTaatttatttgtgtaaaaattacTCCATAAAAAGTACaatcatgtattttattttgtgttatctgtAATTTTAATTCAGTTGTATCCAAACAATGAATATTTTGTAattcacatttacagtttgtgtAGATTTTGAGGTCAACCACAAGAACATCAGCACAGCCTACATTCATATAGAGCAAAGTTTCCAGCTGCCCTGCACTGCTCTGCCCTCACCGCGGTCTGACAGGAACTCTGTAGGCGTCCATgcaaacaacagacaaatgTGAATTCAGTCATGGCTCGTTGAATAAAAGATAGAAGTGGAgcgagacagatggagagaacagagagagagagagatggaaaggcttggggaagaaagagaggatcTACAGCAAGAAGGGAACAGGGTcagatgaagagggagatgAAGGGGGGGGCAGATGAATATAGTACAACACAAAGCCTAATAACACAGTAGTGTCATTGTCACAGGGCTGTAGTGGCCTCTCAGCACAGGAACACcaatgaaagaagagaagagtgGTGAAGAGAGCATGGAGAGATGCGGCAGCTCAGCAGAAGGAGCCGTGGACTGACCATGGTGAAGCCTGGAACTATGACCTCCATCCAGTGCACACTGTCTGATAATAGGGCACAGAATTAAAACTACAGTCTACTTAATACTGCCCTTTTCAAAAAGTCtatgtatttatattgtgaaatatttaaaatatttctctcAAAAAAGTTTTATTGTCTACAGACATAACTAAGATACTGTGTGAAACCCCCTCATCAGCCCTTTCAACTGGTTTTCTCAGCTTGTCGCTACATGATGTACAAATGAAGTTGTGTTGCTGTAAGTGAAACATGCTCAGTGAATTCACTGACAGACTCCAGAGGGTTAATGTTGTTGTGTCTGTTCACCATCCAGCAACTAGCCTGGTTCAGTAAGTACCTGACACTGCCTCATGCGGTTTCACCTTCATGACAGGTGATACTGGAGCaaagaatatttattttagtgttGTCCAGTCCTCCATTCATTTAGTCAGACATGTTTTCTAATGTACATAGGACTGTCCACTCTGCACTACaattcagagtgaaatattaaataaataaacaagtatTCCCTCACcgaaagtcactgggataggctctatggatggatggatggatggataaacaagtatttcacagctatagttacttgttatttttcagattaaacttttacataaaataaacatatgatgatcttataaaTTGCTGtataatgcattgttaaagattaaaccagaggttctcaaactttttgaCTTGTGACCATGtgacaatctaataatgtcacatataataatgtatcagtCACACGGGCAGATGTTTCTGCAGAATGACTACTTTCACTTAATACTTTAGCTGATAAtccttctgtatttttacttaagtatgattttgaatgcaggacttttacttgtaatggagcatttttacattatggtattggtacttttactcaatAGTACTCAAAgagtacttcttctaccactgacTAAATGGGAAAACTGAATGTATGGATTGGCACTTGTTGCTGGGTGCTGATATGATATTACCCTCATTTATTCAAAtcaatttttcttctttttgtttcatctgagca is a window of Siniperca chuatsi isolate FFG_IHB_CAS linkage group LG20, ASM2008510v1, whole genome shotgun sequence DNA encoding:
- the LOC122867505 gene encoding NHL repeat-containing protein 3-like produces the protein MLMKKRGHSCLIASGMAAVVVLMVVLYGTIGSQQPGSSSLRHDYQLLGRPLYKLDLSWPKNPELFTGEVFGVAVNQYAGVVYVAQRGDSVPKVLVFTTHGDFLMSWNTTTLEMPHGIFLADTDSSSPTVWITDVGNGPYGHCIKQYSPSGKLLQVLGTPGKAGSGLNPLQFDQPAEIFVHDSGEMYIVDGDGGMNNRLIKLSKEQEVLWMHGEKGQGLAQFYIPHSVTVDYAQRVWVADRGNKRIQVFNSITGDWLGTWGSCFTEDAPYSVRLTPDKKYFVVVQLNTNQISLLDAPPVGLIGQCRVVSVIQLADEVKPHLVDLDLKTGALYVAEIGAQQAQKFTPFSLGGSFL